A DNA window from Drosophila pseudoobscura strain MV-25-SWS-2005 chromosome 2, UCI_Dpse_MV25, whole genome shotgun sequence contains the following coding sequences:
- the LOC6897710 gene encoding bax inhibitor 1-like has protein sequence MAQATAQKINGRFQTFMKGLNDRYEPHVRQHLAKVYMVLGSTVAATTVGALCQMHQVLDLGILAALSTLVLAFGLHIYMDDGKNYRTRLSMLYAFGFCSGQTLGPLLSYINSINPSIIVTALTGTLVIFLSLSLAALLAEQGKYLYLGGMLLSVVSSMVLLSLFNMIFQSYMVQVTQLYVGVFVMAGFVVYDTQNIVVKCRNGNRDVVQHALDLFFDLFYMFRRLLVILTQKEERKQKERRGKN, from the coding sequence ATGGCTCAAGCTACAGCACAGAAAATTAACGGACGCTTTCAGACCTTTATGAAAGGCCTCAACGATCGCTACGAGCCACATGTGCGCCAGCACCTGGCGAAGGTGTACATGGTCTTGGGAAGCACCGTAGCCGCGACCACTGTGGGAGCCCTCTGCCAGATGCACCAAGTTCTAGATCTCGGTATACTGGCTGCCCTGTCCACGCTGGTTCTGGCATTCGGTCTGCACATCTACATGGATGATGGCAAGAACTATCGCACACGCTTGAGCATGCTATATGCTTTTGGATTTTGCTCGGGCCAGACATTGGGACCGCTGTTGAGCTACATAAACAGCATCAATCCGTCGATTATCGTCACAGCCCTCACTGGCACTTTGGTCATTTTTCTATCACTCTCGCTGGCCGCACTCCTGGCCGAGCAGGGCAAGTATTTGTATCTGGGCGGAATGTTATTAAGCGTTGTCAGCTCCATGGTCCTTCTGAGCCTCTTCAACATGATATTCCAGTCGTACATGGTTCAAGTGACTCAGCTCTATGTGGGAGTATTCGTGATGGCCGGCTTTGTAGTCTACGACACCCAAAACATAGTAGTGAAGTGCCGCAATGGGAACCGCGATGTCGTACAGCATGCCCTGGATCTGTTCTTTGACCTATTTTACATGTTCCGCCGTTTGCTCGTGATCCTGACCCAGAAGGAGGAGCGTAAGCAAAAGGAACGCCGCGGGAAGAACTAA
- the LOC6897709 gene encoding 26S proteasome non-ATPase regulatory subunit 8-like → MSNLYKDIKAEWSKRAPNLLRCGQLLGIFKLEILGGFLMPHEVSKSNPQQKDQLVRSRDVLEIAVEHSITVKDYAAFERYMAQLKMYYYDYDKFLEPSQEMHKMIGLSLLYMLATNRIADFHIALERLPSALLLQDRFIMPVLALENYFMEGRYNKILEAKKSMPSEIYGNFMDMLVHTAREEIASCIEKSYLKMTPKQAAQRLGLRAGGKELLELVERRHWTLDAQGNYDYAALNIKPKDEVPANDIATHNLSYATELEKII, encoded by the coding sequence ATGTCCAATCTATACAAAGATATAAAGGCCGAATGGAGCAAACGAGCCCCGAATCTTCTGCGCTGTGGTCAACTTTTGGGCATTTTCAAGCTGGAGATTCTTGGAGGATTCTTGATGCCCCATGAGGTGTCAAAGTCCAACCCCCAGCAGAAGGATCAACTGGTGAGGTCCCGCGATGTGCTGGAGATCGCAGTGGAGCACAGCATCACCGTCAAGGACTACGCCGCCTTTGAGCGGTACATGGCCCAGCTGAAAATGTACTACTACGACTACGACAAGTTCCTGGAACCCTCACAGGAGATGCACAAGATGATTGGTCTGAGCCTGCTCTATATGCTGGCCACAAATCGCATCGCCGACTTCCACATCGCACTCGAGCGACTGCCGTCGGCCCTGCTGCTCCAGGATCGCTTCATCATGCCCGTGCTGGCCCTCGAGAACTACTTCATGGAGGGACGCTACAACAAAATACTGGAGGCCAAGAAGTCCATGCCCTCGGAGATCTATGGCAACTTCATGGACATGCTGGTGCACACGGCCCGCGAGGAGATTGCCTCCTGCATCGAGAAGTCCTACCTGAAGATGACCCCCAAGCAGGCGGCCCAGCGCCTGGGCCTTCGTGCAGGCGGAAAGGAGCTTCTGGAGTTGGTCGAACGTCGCCACTGGACCCTGGATGCTCAGGGGAACTACGATTATGCCGCATTGAACATCAAGCCCAAGGATGAGGTTCCGGCCAACGATATAGCTACACATAATTTATCCTATGCCACTGAGCTAGAGAAAATTATTTAA